From Qipengyuania soli:
CTTGAAGTAGAGCCAGTGGCGCTGGCTCGCCTCGGGCAGGTGTGGCACCGGCGGCAGCAGCTTCTGGTACATGCGCTCGGACCAGTTGGCGCTCTCGCGGTCCTGCATATCACCCCACATCCGGTCGACGTTGGCCTCGGCTTCCACGCCGTAGCTCTTGCCGAAAAGGCGGGTGAGGCCGGGGTGCGCGACGGGGATGTGGAGCCCGTCCGAGTAGTTGTCGCCGACGTTCTTCCAGTTCACCTCGCGCGGGCGCAGGGTCACACGACCCAGCGCGCCGAGTTCCTCGAAACGATAGGGTTGGACCATGGCTTCATAGGGCGCCATCATCTGCGCCACACCCGGCCCGCCATCGTCCTCCAGCCGGACGAAGATAAAGCCGCGCCAGATTTCGAGTTCGACCGGCACCAGTCCCGCGCGGTCGCGGTCGAGCGTGGGATAGCTCGCGCTGTCGGGCACGCCCGTCAGGCGTCCATCGAGGTCGTAGGTCCACGCGTGATAGGGGCACACCAGCTTCTTCGCGCAACCGACCGCACCATCGACCAGCCGCGAGCCGCGATGGCGGCAGACATTGGTGAAGGCGCGCAGCACGTCGTCCTTGCCGCGCACGACGATGACGCTTTCGCCGCAATAGTCGAGCGTGTGCCAATCGCCATGGCCGGGAATGTCGCTGACATGGCAGACGATCTGCCAGCTGGGGCGGAAGATGCGGTCGAGCTCGAGGCGATGGAATTCTTCATCGTGGTACGTCCACGCAGGCAGGCTCCACCCTTCGAGGGGGTCTGGTTGATGAAGTACATCCGCTAGCGTTGCCATTGCGCGCTCCTTGCTATACACTCGTATAACAAGCTGTATATGAGCGCACAACCCGCCTTTACCCGCGCCGATCCCGACGAGCGCAGACAGAGCCTTATCGAAGCGACCGCTCGCGTCTTGGCGGACAAGGGAGCAGCAGGAGTTTCGGTCCGCGCGATCTGCGCAGAGGCAGGCGTCTCCCCAGGCCTTTTGCGGCATTACTTTTCCGGCGTGTCCGAAGCGATTGCCGAAACCTATCGCTGGATGGGCGCCCGGATCGCGCAGGCGCTCGATGCAGCGGTGGCCGATGCCGGTCCCGATCCGCGCGCCCGCGTGCTCGCCTATCTCACCGCCAGCTTCAGGCCGCCCATCGCGTCGCCCGACCTCCTCGCCAGCTATGTCGCGTTGTGGAGCCTCACCCGCAGCGACTCCTCGGTCGCGGGGGTCAGGGCGGAGGTCTATCGCGATTACCGTGCCGACCTTGAGAAACTGCTGGTCGAATGGCGGCCCGACCTCGCCGATCCGGCACTCGCGGCGATAGCCCTCACCGCACTCATCGACGGCCTGTGGCTCGAACTCTCGCTCGGCGACGCACCTTTTGCGCCAGAGCAGGCAAGTGAACTGGCCGAGGCCTGGCTCGATCGTCTCGCGGGCTGAAACGAAAAAGGCCGGGCGCTCGGCCCGGCCTTTCCCGTCAAATACCGGTGGTTCCGATCAGAAATCGAAGCCGGTCTTGATACCGATCACGCGCGGCTTGATGACGGTGTCGTAGAAGACGCCGCCGGTGCTGCTGATCCCGTCGGGATCGCCGCAGGTGGTTTCGAGGCACTGCACCCCGGTGTTGATCACCCCGCGCTCGTCGAAGAGGTTCGTCGCGAAGAGCTCGAAGCGCATCTTGTCGTTCTTCATCCCGATGCTCAGGTCGAGCGTGGTGTAGGCCGGGAAGGTACCCTTCAGCCCGTTCTCGAAGGTGCGAAGATCGCTCCGCCGGCTTCCGATATGGGCGAGAGCGCCCTGAACGTGACCGTCCCACGAACCCAGCGGGAATTCGTAGCGCGCAATCGCGTTGCCCTTGAACTTGGCAGTGATCGGCAGGCGCGTCCCGGCAGGGGCCAGCAGCGCGTTCACACGACCATCGCCCGGATCGAAGGTACAATCGAAGTCCGGATTGGCGATGCGGCAGAAGTCCTTGCGGATCGTCGCATCATTGTAGCTGCCCGAAAGCGAAAGCGTCAGGCCGTTCGCACGGTAGCTGAAGTCGGCTTCGAGACCGCGGATGCGAGCGATACCCGCGTTGCGGATTTCGGTCAGGCCGTTTTCGCCGAGGAAGGACAGCTGTATGTCGCTCCAGTCCTCCTGGTAGACCGCACCATTGAAGGTGACGTCGCCGAAGCGGGTCTTCCAGCCGAGCTCGTAATTGTCGAGCGAGTCCGGCTTGTAAGGAGGCAGCGTGCCGCGACGGTTGATGCCGCCCGGACGGAAGCCTTGCGACCAGGTCGCATAGACCAGTACGTCCGGATTGATCTCGTAGGTCGCATTGAGCTTCCAGATCGCATCGGTGTCCGAGGTGACCTTGTCGAGGTTGGTACAGGGCGTGCCGTCCACGATCGGACCGGCGAAACATGCTGCCTCACCCGTGCGGCTCGAGAAGTTGGCGTTGTAGCCGAAGAACCCGATGAGCGAGTTCTTGTACTTGTAGAGGCGCGCACCACCGGTCAGCGTCAGCTGGTCGGTAACGTCGAAGCTCAGTTCGCCGAACGCTGCATAGTCGCGGTCGGTACGCGTCTGGCGGGTCAGCCAGACATTGCTTTCCGTGCCGGTGACCGTGAACAGGTCGGTCAGATTGTCGATGATGTAGTTCTGCGTGATCTCGTGGCGCTGGCGCTGGGCGAACAGGCCGCCGATGAAGCGGATCGGCGCTTCCTGCGGGCTGGCCACGCGGATTTCGCCGAACATCCGGCGATATTTGTCGCCGCCCTGGATGTACTGGTTCGGGCTGATGAGATCGTAGTTGTTGTCGTAGAAATACGCGCCGTAGCCGTAGAGTGCGTCATAGAAATACGCGTAGTCCGAATAGTCGGATTCGACGTGGTCCTTGCGCCACAGACCGCCACCGGTGGCGGTGAGGTCCCAGTTGCCCAGCTTGCCTTCGATGGTCAGGGCGGCCTGGAGCCACTTGTCCTTCGAATATTCGGGATTGTACTGGACCGTCTGGAGATCGCCGGTGACTGCGGTCGAGCGTTCCTGCGAGAAGCTGCCGTTGGCGGTCTGGACCTGGCCCATCACCGTCGGACGGACAGTCCAGTTGTCGTCCAATTCGATGCCCAGGGCGACACGCGCACCATAGGTTTCTACGTCGTTGTAATCTTCCTCGACCAGGGCAGCGTTGTTCTGGGTAATGCCCGAGGTCGGGTAGGTCCGGCTGCCTGCGACATTGTCGATGTAACCAGCATCCTTGCGATACCAGCCGACCACGCGCAGCGCAGCGTTCGAGCCGAGGCTGGCGTTGTAGAAGCCTTCCGCCGTGCCGCCGATGCCGCCATGCGCGACCTGGTTCAGTTCGAGGTCGATGGCGCCGTAGCTGTCGCCGTAGTCGGGCGCATTGGTGACCATCTTGATCGTTCCGGCCATCGAGCTGGCGCCGTAGAGCGTGCCCTGCGGGCCTGCCAGCGCCTCGACGCGGGCGAGGTCATAGGCATGGATGTCCAGCGCACCCTGGATGGTCGTCACCGGCATTTCGTCGAGATAGGTGCCGACGGTCGGCAGCGACGAAGAGTGGTTGGCGTTCTCGCCGCTGGCGACGCCGCGGAAATAGACCTGGCTGAAACCCGGCGCAGCCGTCTGGATCGTGACCGACGGCAGGAACTTCACCACGTCCTGCAGCTCGCTGACCTGAAGCTGGTCGAGCTTCTCGGTCCCGATTGCCGTGATGGCAACCGGCACGTCCTGCAGGTCCTGTGCGCGCTTCTGCGCGGTCACGATGATGACGTCTGAGTCCGTTTCAGCGGCACCGGCATCCTGCGCAAGCGCAGGAGTCGTGGCGGTAAGCGCGGTCCCCGCGAGCAGGCTGGCCGCCATGCTAAGGCGACGGCGCTTGTGCTCGAATACCATAATTCCCTCCTTGAATGCGTCCCCGCTTCATAACCGCCACAATTGTGCCGTTTTGCCAAGGCCAGACGGCTGGCCTGCGTCGACTCCCCACAGCTTTCCGTCGAATTCATGGCATTTTTGCAACGGCCCCAGCGACCGAACGGCAAGGAAGTTGCTAGCGCACGTATGTGGTCGGCAAATCTCCGAGCGCCTTCTCGAGCGGTCCGAGCCATTCCCGATAGGGCTCCCATTGCCCGACCCCGTCGCGATTGATCGGGCGGCGCACCTGCTCTGACGACGCGGTGCGGACTGCCCGTGTGTTGCGGTGAAATTCGAGACACGCCTCTTCGAACGGCAGGTCGAGATAGGCCAGCAACGCGCGAACCTCACCCTCGGGATCGTCGAGCAGGCGTTCGTGGATCACACGATGGATGCGGCCGGGAAGCACGGCATCGTAGTGGTCCATCGCCCGCACATAATCAGCATAGTAGCGGCCGATGTGGTCGAGCGAATAGGAGAAGCCCTGCCCCTTGGCGAAATGCTGGCGAAAATTGGAGAAGCAGCAATCCATCGGATGGCGCCGCGCGTCGATGATCTTCGCATTCGGCAGGATCAGGTGGATGAAGCCGGCATAGCTCCAGTTGTTGGGCAATTTGTCGATGTAGAAGGGCTTGCCGCTCTTGCGCTGCACGCGGGTGCGCTCGAGGAATTCGGCACCCAGTTCGGCGAACTGTGCCGCGTCCATCTCCGCCACGGCATCGGGCCAGTCGCGCAGGTCGCCGCCCGACTTGCGCGCCTCGCGCATGGCCATTGCCGGGATGTCGGGCAATTCCATCGTCCCTTCGACCTGGCTGTGGCTCGACAGGATCTGTTCGAGCAGCGTCGATCCGGCGCGCGGAAGGCCGAGAATGAAGATCGGGTCCGGCGTGGGATCGCCTACGTCCTTGTGCGCTGCGACGAATTCGGGCGTCATCACTGCGATCATCCGGTCGACCTGGTCGGTGATCGCCTGCGGGTCGTAGGCCAATTCCTCGCTCCGCAAGGCGTTGCCGCGCTCGTAGTGACGGAAGGCTGCCTGTGCATCGCCCCTGTCGGCATAGGCCTTGCCGAGGGCGAAATGGAGGTGGAGCGCATCCTCGTGCGCGGGATTGCCTTCGAGGGCGGCTTCCATCGCCCCAACGTCCGCGTCGGTGAACTCTACCGTCTTGAGATTCGCTAGACTCCACCAGACCTCGCCGAGGTCGGGCTGCGCAGCGAGTGCGGCACGATACGCGGCAATGCCCTCGTCCTGCCGCCCTACCGTCTTGAGCATGTGACCGTAGCTCATCTGCAGCTTGGCATGGTCGGGGAATGTTTCTGTCAGCTCGCCATAAAGCTTCAAGGCTTCGTCATAGTCGCCGATGCGGCCCAGCGTCGCGGCCATCAAATTGCGGTTGCCCGGATTGGCCGGGTCACGCTCGAGCACCTCATCGAGGACCTTGGCGGCCTCTTCGTAACGGCTCTGCTTGTAGAGCACGTTGGCGAGGTTCGCGCGCGCTGCAGTAAAGCCGGGGGCGATTTCGAGAGCGCGGCGCAGCAGCCGCTCTGAATCGGGCAGTCGCCCGAGACGCGCTGCGAGTTCGGCTATCAGGCGTATCGCGGCGGCATCGGTCGGCAGGCGGGTCAGTCGCTGGCGAAGCAGGCCCTCGGCCTGGGGCAGGTCCCCGTCCTGCAACGCGATGGCGATGGCCAGCATTTCGGGATCGGCGGCGGTCGCCCGGACCGCGGCCATGTCCGCCGCATCCGCCTCAGCCTCCTCGCCCAGCTTGCGCAGCGCACGCGCCAGCAGGCGATGGGCCGGTGCCAGTGCCGGATCGCGCGCAACCGCCGCCCGCAGGCGCGGCAGGGCAGCCGCAGGATCGCTCTCGACGAGGGCGGCCATCGAAATCGGCTTGTCTGTGGAAGGCGTGTCCATTGCCCTATCGCGTAACATGCCGCCGTCAGCAGGCAAACCCGCCAGCGATTTGTCCTCGACAGGCGTGCATGGTCCTGCTGGAAGGGCGGACATGAGCGAGCTTACCCATCTGGATGATCAGGGCCGTGCGCACATGGTCGACGTCTCCGGCAAGGAGGCCACAGCGCGCGTCGCGACGGCTCGGGGAAGATTGACCTGCGCAAGCGCCACGCTCGACGCGGTGCGCAAGGGCAAGGCGCCGAAAGGCGCGGTGATTTCGACCGCGGAAATCGCCGGGATCATGGCTGCTAAGCGCACTGCCGACCTCATCCCGCTGTGCCATCCGCTTGCGCTGTCCAAGGTCAGCGTGACGATAGCACCCGACGATGACTTGCCCGGCTTCGCGGTAAAAGCCGAGGTCCGCACCACCGGACCGACGGGTGTGGAAATGGAAGCGCTGACGGCCGTATCCACCGCCTGCCTGACCCTGTTCGACATGCTCAAGGCGATCGACCGGACGATGGAGATTTCCGGCATCCGCGTGGTCTCCAAGACCGGCGGCAAGTCGGGTGACTGGGGCGCGGTAGCCTAGCCGAGCGCGGCGGCGAGGTCGTCGATCAGCGCCTGAGCCCCTTCCAGACCGACGGACAGGCGCAACAGCGATGCGGGCAATCGCGGTTCGGGGCCGCCTGCGGGATCAAACTTGTGGCCGGTCATCACCAGGCTCTCCGCCCCGCCCCAGCTCACGGCATTGCCAAACAGTTTGAGCCGGTTCGCGACTTCGACTGCGCGCTGGAAGCCGCCCTCGCCCAGTTCGAACGAGAACAGGCCCGAGTGTGCGCCGGCATTGCCTTCCAGTTCGGGGTGGAAAACCCGCGCCACCGCCGGGTGCGCCTTGAGGAACCGCGCCACCTCCAGCCCGTCGGCCCGGTGCCGCTCCATCCGCGCGGGCAGGGTCATCAGGCCGCGCAGGAACAGCCAGGCTTCGAACGGAGGCATGCGCGCGCCGAGCAACAGGTAGGCGTCGTAGAAAATGCGCTCGAGCAGGTCCTCCGGGCCAACCAGCGCACCGCCGATGGCGTCGCTGTGCCCGCCGATGTATTTCGAGCAGCTGTGGATCACGAGGTCGACGCCCAGCGTGATCGGCTTCTGCAGCAACGGCGTGGAGACGGTGTTGTCGATGGCCGAGAGTACCCCACGCGCCTTGGCAAGCGCAGCGATACCTTCAACATCGACACGACCGAACAGCATCGATCCGGGGCTCTCCAGGTAGATCATCCGCGTTTCGTCGCGCAGCGCCGCGGCCACTTCCTCGACCGATCCGCCAAGGATGTGGTCGTGGGAGACTCCGAAGTCCTCGAGCTTTTGCGCGAGCTGGAGCGTCGGGCCGTAGATGTCGTTGACAAACAGCACATGGTCGCCCGCCTTGAGGAGGCCGAACAGCAACGCCCCGATCGCGCCCATGCCGGAGGCAAAGCACTTGCACGCCTCACCCCGCTCCAGCTCGGCAAGCGTCCGCTCGAGCACGCGCACGGTGGGGTTGGTTCCGCGCGAATAGACCGTCGCGAGGTGTTCCTGCCCGAGCTCGCGGTGAAGCTCTTCCATCGTCTCCTTGCGGAAGATCGATGCCTGCGCGATCGGCGGCAGGACCATGCCGCCGCTCTCCGACAGGTCGTCGCCAGCGCGCAGGCAGATCAGCTGGTCGCGCGGGTCGATGACGCTCATTTCAGGCACTCCCATGACCGGAGCGGTTACACCCGCTCACGCGCTTGGGAAAGGCACAGCCGACCAAGCGTCCCCGTCATTCAGCCTTCGCTGTCCATCCCCGCTATCGCCCGCAGGGCATGCGCCGCGAGGATGCGCCTGCCCGCCGCATCGATCCTCGCGCTCTCGGCCTCGATCGCCTCACGCTCTGCATCGAGCAAGGCGACCTGCGGCTTGGCACCCGCCTTGACCTCGAGCCGAGTGCTGCGAAGAGCTGCCTGCGTTGCCTCGGCGCGTTTCTCGGCTGCGAGGAGCATGGCGGTCGCGGTCTGAAAGTCGCTGTAGCGCTGGATTGCCGCAACCCTCAGCTGGTCCTCGTACTCCTGCACGTCGAGGCTGGCCGCCCGCGCTTCGGCGGCCGCGCGATCCACTTTCGAAGACACTCGACCTCCACTGAAGAAAGTCCACTTCGCCCGCAGGCCGACGCTTGCGCTGTCTGCCTTGTAACCGGGGAAGAACTGGTCGCGGACAGAGGAGGCATCGGCATAGGCAGCCACCGTCGGCAGGTATTCGAACCGTGCGGCCCGTTCGCCGGCGGAAGCGATCTTCGCAGCGTAACGCGCCTGCTCGATCTCCGGATTGCCGGCGATGGCGGCATCCACCGCCGCCGCTGCGGTTTCGGGCGTTTGGGGCAGCGCGGGAAGATTGGGGAAGAGTTCTATGGGCTGGCCCGCGAGCTGTGTCAGCCGGGCGGTAGCAGCCGCCAATTCGCCCTTGGCTGCAGCAAGTCCGACCTCTGCTTCGGCAAGCCTGGCCTCGGCCTCCGATACGTCGGTCGAAGTGGCGGCACCGACTTCAAACATGAGACGGGCCTGGCGCAGAAGTTCCTGCATGGAGCGGACCATCGTCTCGTAGGCACGCGACCTCTCGCGAGCCGACAGGGCTGTCGTGTAGGTGGAAATCACCTCCGTGCGCAGGTCGCGGGCCGCAATCCTGCGAGCCAGCCGGGCAGCTTCCAGCCCTCCTCTCGCCTGGTCCACCGCGGCACCGATCCGTCCGCCCGTGAACAGGGGCCACTGCGCACCGACCTGCGCGACGCGCGGGGTCACGTTGTCGGCGGGCAAGGTGAAGAAGCCTTGCGGATCGATCCGGCCGACACCGATCTGCCCCTGGAGGTCAGCCGTCGGATTGCGTTCTGCCCGCGCCTGTTCCACCGCAGCTGCGGCCCCGTCCTCACGCGCCCTTGCCGCAGCGACCGCGGGCGAGCGCGCGAGAACCATGTCGATCGTCGCATCGAGGGACTGGGCTGCAGCAGGAGAGGCGACGAGCGCCGATGCGCTCGCGAACAACAGGGCGGCGCGGGACATCAGTTCAGTTCGAGCTTCTTGATGCCCATCGCGTGCAGCGCGAGCTTCTCGTAGAACGGCTCGCTCTGGCCCTTGCGAACCTTGCGCAGGAAGTACTTTTCGAACCCGATCTTGGCGAGGTGGACCCACTTGCCGTCGGACGACCAGTTGACATTGCGCGGGGGGATTTGCGGCTTGGCGACGAAGGCGACGCCGCCATCGCCGAAATCGGCGAGGCAGACGGCGTTCCACGTCGCCTCGTGCGTCGGTTCCTGTCCGGAAAGGACTTCCTTCAGGTTCTGGGCAACCGCGGTGACCATGCTTTCGATCATGAACCCGGTCTTGGGCACGCCGACGGGCAGCGGTGTCGGACCGGTGGGCGGGATGGCGATGCAGACGCCGAGACCGAAGATGTTGCTGTAGGCCGGATTGCGCTGGTGCTTGTCGACCAGGACGAAGCCGCGCGGGTTGACGAGGCCCTCGAGGCCCATGATTGCAGGGACCCCGCGGAATGGGGGCATGAGCATGGCCCAGCCGAAATCGAGGTCGTGCTTCTTCTTCTCCGATCCGTCCTCGTTGACTTCGGTCAGGTGCATCTTGCCTTCTTCGACACTGTCGACCTTGGCGTTGGTGATCCACTTGATATTGCGGTCGCGCATCTCGCTTTCGAGCAGACTCTTGGTGTCGCCGACGCCGTCGAGACCGAGATGGCCGATGTAGGGTTCGGGCGTAACGAAGGTCATCGGGACCTTGTGGCGGATCTTGCGGCGCTTGAGTTCCGTGTCGATGATCATCGCCATTTCGTAGGCCGGGCCATAGCATGACGCGCCTTGGGCGGCGCCGACCACGATGGGGCGGGGGTTGGCCGCCAGTTCCTCGAACTTCGCATGCGCCTTGGCCGCATGGGCGGTTTCGCAGATGGACACGGTGTTGCGTTCAGGGCCGAAGCCTTCGATCTCGTCGAAAGCGAGGTCCGGACCAGTCGCAATTACAAGATAGTCGTAATCGATGAAACTTCCGTCGTTCAATTCGACTCGATTGGAAGCCGGGTCGAGCCTCTTTGCGCCCACTCCGTTATAGCCGATCTTGTGCTTGGCCATGACGGGCGGGAGGTGAACCTTGAGCGCCTCCGGCTCGCGCCATCCGACCACAACCCAGGGATTGGAGGGCGCGAACCAATAGTCGTCGCCCTTGTTGATCACGGTCACCCGCGCCTTGCCCTTGGTCGCCTCGTTGATCTCGTACGCAGCGATGGTGCCCCCCAGTCCAGCGCCCAGGACGACGATGTGCTTCTCACTCATGCGACTGCTCCTCTCCGGAAATCACTTGACTGCTATGACATCTACACGATATTTGCAAGTTACTAAATGAAAGGATCGAAAGTGTTCGGATTTGGCAATCGCAAACCCATCCGAGAAATCATGCCTGCTGAGCTGCACGACATGATCGTTGCCGGTACCGCGATCGTGGTCGACGTCCGCGAGCCGGGAGAATTCCAGGGCGGCCACGTTCCCGGTGCTATCAATCTTCCGCTGTCGCGCTTTGACCCCGGTCAACTTCCGCAGGCCGAAGGCAAAAAAATCGTCCTGAACTGCGCTGCGGGCATGCGATCGGCAAAGGCGCTGAAGATGTGCGGCGACCTGCCGGTCGACACGCACCTGCGCGGCGGCATGGGCATGTGGCTCCGTACCGGCCTGCCGGTGGAGCGCGGCTGATGCACCGCCCGGGGGCAAGATTGGCGGGTGTGCTCGCCCTGGCGTTGTCATTGGCGTCGTGCGGACGCGATACGGCTGACGAGAATCTCGCCCCTGCGGCTCAAGACGGTGCCGCCCCCATTGTCTTGCGCGAGTCCACCCTGCCCGGATGGCAATCGGTCAGTGCCGAAGTCTCCACCGTCGACCAGGCGGTTGCGGCGGCACGCATCCCCGGCGTGCTGGTTTCGCTGAACGTCAGGGAAGGCGACTACGTCAAGCGCGGCCAAGTCATCGGCCGGATCGTCGACAGCCAGCTCGGTTACCAGAGCGGCGCCTATGGCGCTCAGGCCGCCGCCGCGCAGGCGCAGGCCGCGCAAGCCCAGGCCGAACTGCAACGCACGCGCTATCTCTACGAGAATGGCGTCTACGCCAAGGCGCGACTCGAACAGGCCCAGGCAGCGAGTTCGGCAGCGCAGGCACAGGTCCGCGCCGCGCGGCAGCAGCAGGCAGCCGTCAATGCTGTCGCGGGCCAGGGGGCGGTGGTGGCACCTACATCGGGTCGCGTCCTCGTGGCGGACATTCCTGCCGGGTCGGCAGTCGCACCGGGGATGCCGATCGCGACGATTACCTCGGGGCCCGTGGTCCTGCGCCTCGAACTGCCCGAAACACTTGCCGACAAGGTTCGCGCCGGAACGAAGGTCCGCGTGACCACCGAGGATGGCAGCGAGCTGACCGGCACTGTCGCCCGTCTCTACCCTGCAGTTGCCGGAGGGCAGGTTCGCGCCGATGCCGAGGTTTCCGGTCTCGATGCACGGCTGATCGGACGACGCCTGGCTGCGGACATCGATGCCGGTACCAAGTCCGCCCTCGTCGTGCCCGACAGCTACGTCACCACAAGATACGGTATCGACTACGTCACGGTTCGCGCGAAGGACGGCAGCACCGCCATCGTTCCCGTCCAGACAGCCCCTTCCGGCAAGGCCGGCACTCTCGAAATCCTCTCGGGGGTCACTGCCGGTGATGTGCTGGTCAAGCCTGCACCCGGCGGAGCGGTAGGATGAGCCTTGGGATTTCCGGCCGCCTGACACGGGCGACCATCAACTCCCCGCTTACCCCGCTGTTGCTGCTCGCAGCGATACTCGTCGGCGTGATCGCCACGATGACGATCGCACGCGAGGAGGAACCCCAGATCAGCGTGCCGGTGGTCGACATACAGGTGGCTGCACCCGGGCTTTCGGCAGAGGATGTCGCCGAGCTGGTGGCCAAGCCGCTCGAAACGATCGTCAAGTCGATCGATGCGGTAGAACACGTCTACACGCAGGCCGAAGACAACCGCGCAATGGTCACCGCACGCTTCGAAGTCGGTTCCGATCCCGAAGATGCTGCGACGCGCATCGATGCCAAGATC
This genomic window contains:
- a CDS encoding trans-sulfuration enzyme family protein, whose amino-acid sequence is MSVIDPRDQLICLRAGDDLSESGGMVLPPIAQASIFRKETMEELHRELGQEHLATVYSRGTNPTVRVLERTLAELERGEACKCFASGMGAIGALLFGLLKAGDHVLFVNDIYGPTLQLAQKLEDFGVSHDHILGGSVEEVAAALRDETRMIYLESPGSMLFGRVDVEGIAALAKARGVLSAIDNTVSTPLLQKPITLGVDLVIHSCSKYIGGHSDAIGGALVGPEDLLERIFYDAYLLLGARMPPFEAWLFLRGLMTLPARMERHRADGLEVARFLKAHPAVARVFHPELEGNAGAHSGLFSFELGEGGFQRAVEVANRLKLFGNAVSWGGAESLVMTGHKFDPAGGPEPRLPASLLRLSVGLEGAQALIDDLAAALG
- a CDS encoding TonB-dependent receptor, translating into MVFEHKRRRLSMAASLLAGTALTATTPALAQDAGAAETDSDVIIVTAQKRAQDLQDVPVAITAIGTEKLDQLQVSELQDVVKFLPSVTIQTAAPGFSQVYFRGVASGENANHSSSLPTVGTYLDEMPVTTIQGALDIHAYDLARVEALAGPQGTLYGASSMAGTIKMVTNAPDYGDSYGAIDLELNQVAHGGIGGTAEGFYNASLGSNAALRVVGWYRKDAGYIDNVAGSRTYPTSGITQNNAALVEEDYNDVETYGARVALGIELDDNWTVRPTVMGQVQTANGSFSQERSTAVTGDLQTVQYNPEYSKDKWLQAALTIEGKLGNWDLTATGGGLWRKDHVESDYSDYAYFYDALYGYGAYFYDNNYDLISPNQYIQGGDKYRRMFGEIRVASPQEAPIRFIGGLFAQRQRHEITQNYIIDNLTDLFTVTGTESNVWLTRQTRTDRDYAAFGELSFDVTDQLTLTGGARLYKYKNSLIGFFGYNANFSSRTGEAACFAGPIVDGTPCTNLDKVTSDTDAIWKLNATYEINPDVLVYATWSQGFRPGGINRRGTLPPYKPDSLDNYELGWKTRFGDVTFNGAVYQEDWSDIQLSFLGENGLTEIRNAGIARIRGLEADFSYRANGLTLSLSGSYNDATIRKDFCRIANPDFDCTFDPGDGRVNALLAPAGTRLPITAKFKGNAIARYEFPLGSWDGHVQGALAHIGSRRSDLRTFENGLKGTFPAYTTLDLSIGMKNDKMRFELFATNLFDERGVINTGVQCLETTCGDPDGISSTGGVFYDTVIKPRVIGIKTGFDF
- a CDS encoding TolC family protein, producing MSRAALLFASASALVASPAAAQSLDATIDMVLARSPAVAAARAREDGAAAAVEQARAERNPTADLQGQIGVGRIDPQGFFTLPADNVTPRVAQVGAQWPLFTGGRIGAAVDQARGGLEAARLARRIAARDLRTEVISTYTTALSARERSRAYETMVRSMQELLRQARLMFEVGAATSTDVSEAEARLAEAEVGLAAAKGELAAATARLTQLAGQPIELFPNLPALPQTPETAAAAVDAAIAGNPEIEQARYAAKIASAGERAARFEYLPTVAAYADASSVRDQFFPGYKADSASVGLRAKWTFFSGGRVSSKVDRAAAEARAASLDVQEYEDQLRVAAIQRYSDFQTATAMLLAAEKRAEATQAALRSTRLEVKAGAKPQVALLDAEREAIEAESARIDAAGRRILAAHALRAIAGMDSEG
- a CDS encoding tetratricopeptide repeat-containing sulfotransferase family protein; translated protein: MDTPSTDKPISMAALVESDPAAALPRLRAAVARDPALAPAHRLLARALRKLGEEAEADAADMAAVRATAADPEMLAIAIALQDGDLPQAEGLLRQRLTRLPTDAAAIRLIAELAARLGRLPDSERLLRRALEIAPGFTAARANLANVLYKQSRYEEAAKVLDEVLERDPANPGNRNLMAATLGRIGDYDEALKLYGELTETFPDHAKLQMSYGHMLKTVGRQDEGIAAYRAALAAQPDLGEVWWSLANLKTVEFTDADVGAMEAALEGNPAHEDALHLHFALGKAYADRGDAQAAFRHYERGNALRSEELAYDPQAITDQVDRMIAVMTPEFVAAHKDVGDPTPDPIFILGLPRAGSTLLEQILSSHSQVEGTMELPDIPAMAMREARKSGGDLRDWPDAVAEMDAAQFAELGAEFLERTRVQRKSGKPFYIDKLPNNWSYAGFIHLILPNAKIIDARRHPMDCCFSNFRQHFAKGQGFSYSLDHIGRYYADYVRAMDHYDAVLPGRIHRVIHERLLDDPEGEVRALLAYLDLPFEEACLEFHRNTRAVRTASSEQVRRPINRDGVGQWEPYREWLGPLEKALGDLPTTYVR
- a CDS encoding NAD(P)/FAD-dependent oxidoreductase, which gives rise to MSEKHIVVLGAGLGGTIAAYEINEATKGKARVTVINKGDDYWFAPSNPWVVVGWREPEALKVHLPPVMAKHKIGYNGVGAKRLDPASNRVELNDGSFIDYDYLVIATGPDLAFDEIEGFGPERNTVSICETAHAAKAHAKFEELAANPRPIVVGAAQGASCYGPAYEMAMIIDTELKRRKIRHKVPMTFVTPEPYIGHLGLDGVGDTKSLLESEMRDRNIKWITNAKVDSVEEGKMHLTEVNEDGSEKKKHDLDFGWAMLMPPFRGVPAIMGLEGLVNPRGFVLVDKHQRNPAYSNIFGLGVCIAIPPTGPTPLPVGVPKTGFMIESMVTAVAQNLKEVLSGQEPTHEATWNAVCLADFGDGGVAFVAKPQIPPRNVNWSSDGKWVHLAKIGFEKYFLRKVRKGQSEPFYEKLALHAMGIKKLELN
- a CDS encoding aromatic ring-hydroxylating oxygenase subunit alpha — its product is MATLADVLHQPDPLEGWSLPAWTYHDEEFHRLELDRIFRPSWQIVCHVSDIPGHGDWHTLDYCGESVIVVRGKDDVLRAFTNVCRHRGSRLVDGAVGCAKKLVCPYHAWTYDLDGRLTGVPDSASYPTLDRDRAGLVPVELEIWRGFIFVRLEDDGGPGVAQMMAPYEAMVQPYRFEELGALGRVTLRPREVNWKNVGDNYSDGLHIPVAHPGLTRLFGKSYGVEAEANVDRMWGDMQDRESANWSERMYQKLLPPVPHLPEASQRHWLYFKLWPNVAFDIYPDQVDFMQWLPTGPTTCLIREISYVLPDDRREMRAARYLNWRINRQVNAEDTMLITRVQEGMASRSFSMGPLSDKEVCLKHFCKRMRDTIPEARLERQPPAGWSHK
- a CDS encoding rhodanese-like domain-containing protein, translated to MFGFGNRKPIREIMPAELHDMIVAGTAIVVDVREPGEFQGGHVPGAINLPLSRFDPGQLPQAEGKKIVLNCAAGMRSAKALKMCGDLPVDTHLRGGMGMWLRTGLPVERG
- the moaC gene encoding cyclic pyranopterin monophosphate synthase MoaC — translated: MSELTHLDDQGRAHMVDVSGKEATARVATARGRLTCASATLDAVRKGKAPKGAVISTAEIAGIMAAKRTADLIPLCHPLALSKVSVTIAPDDDLPGFAVKAEVRTTGPTGVEMEALTAVSTACLTLFDMLKAIDRTMEISGIRVVSKTGGKSGDWGAVA
- a CDS encoding TetR/AcrR family transcriptional regulator, with amino-acid sequence MSAQPAFTRADPDERRQSLIEATARVLADKGAAGVSVRAICAEAGVSPGLLRHYFSGVSEAIAETYRWMGARIAQALDAAVADAGPDPRARVLAYLTASFRPPIASPDLLASYVALWSLTRSDSSVAGVRAEVYRDYRADLEKLLVEWRPDLADPALAAIALTALIDGLWLELSLGDAPFAPEQASELAEAWLDRLAG